Genomic segment of Dermacentor albipictus isolate Rhodes 1998 colony chromosome 5, USDA_Dalb.pri_finalv2, whole genome shotgun sequence:
ttgaccacggcgtcctcaacatagtccaaacggtccacaagagacagtccagtcccttctattgcgccgcggtagcggcgtacaacggccaaagcagctacagcctcagttgcagtagggagtggggcaacatcagcgcttgctggatcagcctcggcagcgtcttcgtttggccgctgagcagtcacttctgcagcgatctccacgtctgttaactccgccactgttccggtgctgtcgtcaccgccaccgaagtcctcaatgcacatgctgtgtggctcagcaccgacaaagcgctcgaACTGGCTCCAGGTTTCTTCAAGCTGGCATTCTTCCTCTGTGCCGTCCAACGTCAAATCTTCGGTTGCTTCCTCGGAAGCTTCTTCAATGCGGGTCACGAAACCCGCATGCCGAAAGCAGTGAACTTCTCGGCGCCGAGAATGAACGCAAAGTTCTTGGCCTTCTGCTGTAGCATTGGTCCCGATAAAGGAACGTTCCGGCCGCTTACGTCGATAAACCATTTGTACAGCGCCTtctcgacgtcttcaaaggcagcttTACGCACCCGCCGTGCGCCTGAGTGCTGGTTCTGTTCCGCCTTGGCCTTTATGTCACTCTTATTTTTCAGCAGAGTGCTCAAAACACTCCTTGGGATGTTGAAAGCTTCGGCAACGCTCGATTTCTTTTCTCCATTTTCTACGCGCTGTATCACTTCCA
This window contains:
- the LOC135916336 gene encoding uncharacterized protein, coding for MVYRRKRPERSFIGTNATAEGQELCVHSRRREVHCFRHAGFVTRIEEASEEATEDLTLDGTEEECQLEETWSQFERFVGAEPHSMCIEDFGGGDDSTGTVAELTDVEIAAEVTAQRPNEDAAEADPASADVAPLPTATEAVAALAVVRRYRGAIEGTGLSLVDRLDYVEDAVVKHAVANMKQATLLQYFQRTK